One region of Mucilaginibacter gotjawali genomic DNA includes:
- a CDS encoding RluA family pseudouridine synthase, which translates to MKFPKFADLILFEDDDIIVVNKPPFISSLDEREGGDVNMLRLAKAYSDDAQICHRLDKETSGALIIAKNPEAYRFVSMQFEKRQVKKVYHAIIDGTHVFEDLLVDLPILNVGKGNVTISRQEGKRAETWFKSLKYFKHYTLVECRPVTGRMHQIRIHLATQRASIAGDEMYKGQPVFLSKIKRKYHLGKDQEEQPIMKRFALHAYEVTFKLLNGEPVTIHAPYPKDFETLLKQLEKFDA; encoded by the coding sequence ATGAAGTTTCCGAAATTTGCCGACCTGATTTTATTTGAAGATGATGATATTATTGTGGTGAACAAACCGCCGTTTATCAGTTCGCTGGATGAACGCGAGGGCGGGGATGTCAATATGCTGCGGCTGGCCAAAGCGTATTCAGATGACGCGCAGATCTGTCACCGGCTGGACAAAGAGACCTCGGGGGCGCTTATTATCGCTAAAAACCCGGAAGCATACCGTTTTGTATCCATGCAGTTTGAAAAACGCCAGGTAAAAAAAGTATATCATGCCATTATTGATGGTACCCACGTTTTTGAAGACCTGCTGGTTGACCTCCCGATACTCAACGTAGGCAAGGGAAATGTAACTATCAGCCGCCAGGAAGGCAAACGGGCCGAGACCTGGTTTAAATCGTTAAAATATTTTAAACACTATACCCTGGTAGAATGCCGCCCGGTAACAGGCCGCATGCACCAGATCCGTATCCACCTGGCTACCCAAAGGGCCTCCATCGCCGGGGATGAAATGTATAAAGGACAGCCGGTTTTCCTTTCAAAGATCAAACGTAAATACCATTTAGGAAAAGATCAGGAAGAACAGCCTATTATGAAACGTTTTGCCCTGCATGCTTACGAAGTAACTTTTAAATTGCTGAATGGTGAACCGGTAACGATTCATGCGCCATATCCAAAAGATTTTGAAACATTGCTGAAGCAACTTGAAAAATTCGACGCTTAG
- a CDS encoding DUF4279 domain-containing protein: MKNSTLSEENISQELVDKFLEISIREFEERTWGSTQQFLEVLEIAIEDGKPLITRVQYIDSGYAVYFKIKGSKFYYTHYFEVDSAIELIGIDITPSSIVLLRVLSNNLDLQEILSKTSLPATSTWQKGDMRPPKKLASFVYKTSGFEIELDKNHAGQFERKILELLNYLKPYQKDLALLKKAGCELFVDTYWEAYISNTLIGGFSLNQKIIRQLDKLGLEISFDIQVNGNPLK; the protein is encoded by the coding sequence TTGAAAAATTCGACGCTTAGTGAGGAAAACATCAGCCAGGAACTGGTTGATAAATTTCTCGAAATATCAATTAGGGAGTTCGAAGAGAGAACATGGGGTAGCACCCAACAATTTCTTGAAGTTTTAGAAATTGCTATAGAGGATGGCAAGCCTTTGATAACGAGGGTACAATATATTGACAGCGGTTATGCTGTTTATTTTAAAATAAAGGGAAGTAAATTTTATTATACGCATTACTTCGAAGTTGATTCAGCCATTGAATTAATTGGAATCGACATTACACCGTCGAGTATTGTTTTACTCAGAGTGCTTTCAAATAATCTGGATCTACAGGAAATTCTTTCAAAAACCTCATTACCTGCAACATCTACATGGCAAAAGGGAGATATGCGGCCACCAAAAAAACTCGCATCATTTGTTTATAAAACCAGTGGCTTTGAAATTGAATTAGATAAAAATCATGCGGGGCAGTTTGAAAGGAAAATACTCGAACTACTCAATTACCTCAAACCATATCAAAAAGACCTGGCCTTGCTAAAAAAGGCAGGTTGTGAATTGTTTGTCGATACCTATTGGGAAGCTTATATCAGCAACACGCTTATTGGCGGTTTTTCCCTCAATCAAAAAATCATCAGGCAGCTCGATAAATTGGGATTAGAGATCAGTTTTGATATCCAGGTAAACGGTAATCCTCTGAAATAA